The sequence below is a genomic window from Colletotrichum destructivum chromosome 4, complete sequence.
GCCGAATCCAGCTCGTGGCTGGCCTGCCCAGAGGCGTCCAGTTCATATGCCTGATGCGCTGTCGATTCCATCTCGAAGCGGGGCCCTGGAGCCGCAAGTTCGCTGTGGCCGTGTCCAAACTTGGCATTCTGCTCTTCGTATGCCCATCCTGACGTTCCTCCCCCAGCGGCGACGGATGTAGCAGTCGATTCGGGGCTTCCAGCAGCAGATtgtctcctcttcctcctccacaggaagaagatggctGCGGCCAGTAAGGCACCGCCAACCACGCCACCCACGGCGGCACCAGCTATGGCGCCGGTAGATATGGAACCCGATCCGACGGTCTCTGGTTCCGTGGCAAGTGTGGACTCTGCGGGGTTCGAGCTCGCAGTGGGCGCAGCGTTCGTCGTGGAGACGAGCGTCGTGTCGGCGCCGGTTCCAGTTGCCGTGGCTGTCGTCGAGGCTGTCGTCGTAGTTGTTGAAGTCGTGGAACATGACGCAGTACTGATTTCTTCGCCCCAGAAGTGACTCTGAGGTAGAGATGTAGCTGTCGAGGGAGTGCAAAGAAGAGCGATACCGTTCGAGTCCTCCCGGTACGTGCCGTTCTGACCAGACTGGCAGCACCATCCGCCGTTGTCTAGTTTCCCGTTGACGCCCCAAAGACTCCATGTTGAATCAGGGCACTGTATTGAATAGGTTAGGCGGTACTTGGATAGCAAGGAAAGTCAAGGCGCTTCTACCTGTGGGCGTTCCAGCGCCAATTGTCTGCAATCAGAGGGATCTATTGTGAAGGGTGAGCCAAGATCTGGAGACGACTGATCTCAGTCTTCTTTCTTGTACTCACCAGAGCAGCAATAATTCCCTACATAGTCGCCGTCCCCCGTACACTTGAAGCCAGAGGGGCAACATCGAGGCTGCGCGCCTGTACCGCATTCGACTGGGGCGGTCGGAGGACACGATCTGTCATTGCGCAGTGCCCATCCACCCGCATAGGCGCACTCCTGGGCAAAGGCTTTCTGAGTCCCGACAGTCGCGGCCAACAGCAGAGCACGGAGGCTCAGTTGCCATACGCCAGCGTCGGGTGCCATGATGTTGTGTCGCCGGGACAAGTTTCCTGCGGTCAATGTAGTCGATGGGAGATAAGTAAGAGTGGAAACTTCCCGCTAGGAAAACCCCGCGAAAGACCCGAAGGTAAAAAGGGAGATTCGAGACGAGATCAACAATGGAGCCAAAGGGTGCCAGCCCTGCGAGTGGGTGCATGCTGGGCCATGCGAGGGCTCCGTTCGGTGGTGCCACCGTAGGCGCGGATTTATTCCTTCTTACGTGCTGCCAAGCGTTGGCAAATTACACCGCACTGCCTCGTTCTACCACCCTGTGGACGAGTTCAAAGGCGTCAAATGCTGGGCGACTAATGTCTCGGCGCTTGAGACGCGGGCACAGGGGGGCGGATGGACACTACCGTCAGATTTTAGCAAGAAGAGCGGCGGCCACTGAGACCTTGGGAATCTTGATTTGGGCAATGGAAAACGGGGGCCGCTGGTGTCTGTGAGGCAGCCGCCTGTTGGGGGTCGTTTGTATGATTAGGCAAAAGACTACTAGAAGCTGAGCAGTATGATGTCGATGGCTGAATGCATAGGATGGGTGAGATGGCACTCGACCGCCAACATCTGCCCCCTTTTTCAAGAAGGATTCTATCCGTCTGCGGCGCCAGCATCGCCCACCCAAGGATGTCTTGTTAAGCGACTGCCCCCTGTCTCTCTGCCATACCATGTCGCCGTGCACCTGGGGTAGCAGCTCCACTAAGGGCAACTTCAGATAGACCTCGAAAAGAGCTTAGACCGCAGCTTAACCTTGATTCTTCAGTGGCTATTCAAGCGTCAAATTGCGGTAGTAAGTCGCACAAATATTTGCCTCAAACTTCTATTTGGCCCTGATATATGCTTTGTACACATAATTGGGTCAGTTGAACCGAGTTAGGCGGGATCTCAGGAAAAAGCCACAGCGCAGCCATGTGGAAGATTTCTACTATTGACTCAGTTTCCACCAAGCCTAGGTTCTCCTGTCACGCTGTAAGGTATGAGATCTGAACAGACGGTCAACAGCTTTGATATTCACTTCATCTCTCAATAACCGATGAGATCTAAATCAATAACGAATGCCTCAAGACGCGAGTGATATTGGTATTTGGGGTGCAAATACAATAACAAGCCGGATATGAGTCTGTCATATCACATGATTCACTCGTCTCGGCAAACAGGTTGTCCTTCAGATCATATATGGCTCACACGACTACAATCTCTTCAATGTCCCAATTCTCGAGCATGAAGTCACCCTCGTCTCGAGTCTGGAACATGCCCACTCTTTTGTAGTTGCTGTTCCCCTCCGCTTCACACTGATGAAGCATCAGCCCGCGAACAACGCTATGATCCGCCTGACATCGCCCAATAACTATGAACATTAACGTGACTCCCATGAGCTCGAGTTTTCCTTGGTTCCAACGCACTATATCACCGAGACAGTCGGGCCAGATGAGACATTCCTGTCCATCCAATGAGGTAATCGTGAGGTGCGCTTCTGACGAATCCAAAGTGACGCTTCTGCCCCTACTCCAGAGGGGATCTCTTCGAATAGGTCCACGCATCTTCATAGATCCCTGAATCGACGCATCAAAATCCCCCGAAActtcaacgtcaacgacTGAGAACGGTTCTATAACCACCCTGCTATGTTCGAAGATTACACCCTCATCGATCGCAgcccaagaccaagatgGTGCTCGGCAGTCATCCGGTCGCTTGCATCTCTTGGGAAAGGACATCTCTGTTCGCCACAGCAAGAACGACGGTAGCAATTCATGTTTCCACAGACCGGCGAGGTACTGCGCGCCTGTCGATTCCTGGAGCTCAATGGCCACGCCACTAATCGCAGCCAATCGGTCTTGCGGAAAAGTCAGCTTCAGAGCCGAGTACTTGCGGACGACCCTGGTCCAGGTGACAAATAGGTCGGATGCAGAGAGCGAAATGTGCCGTAGACCCTGTGGGTTCAAGTACGAAAAGAGGCTGTAAATCCTCTCCCTATTCACAGACTCTGAGACCCCTCGAGTACAATGCTGGACAGAAAGGTTGTTGCTACCGCTATAGCTTCTGTGACAGGAGCAGCTCCATCGCGCTGTTCTCCAGCCGTACTCGAGAAGTCGAGGGGAAAGCAAGCGCTCCTGGTATGCCCATGCACGTTGTGCGATCGGTTCTGTGATGGGTGGTGACCACCAGGTGAACGAGTCCATGTATGCTGTTCCTGACTTGTTTTGTGGGAGATTGAGTAGAATCCGTCTTTCGCTGAAGTCTGGTCGTCGCTGTAGAAAACCCTCTGTGAAAGTCTTGGAGGATGAGGCGCAGATGGTCAGATCTGCATACTTGTAAATGTTGGGCATCTGTAACAGCTCGATCTCCAAGTCttgatggtcgtcttgaaCAATGCATAGACTATCGATCCAGACATATCGAAATCCCAGCTGCTGAACGACTTTAAAAGTATCTTTGAAAACGGCGGGAATACAATCATGGGGTATCTTCCAAAGCTGAGAGGTTTGGATCTTAGATGAGTTGCACATCAGTGCTTGAGGCCCGCCCCAAGTGTAAGAGAGACAAACGTAGGCTCGAACATCAAGCCCCAAGGTGCGCTTGACCACGACGTCTGCTCCAGGGGTTTCGCCGACATCGATGATGCGTGTTGGTTTGAACCGCCCTTGGTCTAGGTTCTGTGACTTTGCTAGGCATGTGCAGCTTGACAACCAGTCCTGAATTTCCGACTTTGTTCGTTCGGAATCAACGTTCGGGTCGAAAGCAGGTAAGATACACGAAGCGTCATCGTCTATCATTGTTAGTTTCGGCACTACGACTCAACGGTGAATCCTGGTTTCATTTACTCACCAGTATAGGTATATGCGTTGTAGCGACGTGCTGTTTGCCCACTGCCGCAATCAAGGTATGCAAATGAGTGCAGAGGGCTGTCTGGCTGAGAACTGGCCGGCACTCCCGCGAAGACAAGTTGGAACGGCCTCCTGCTGAGGCTCCGCGCCAAATAACGAGCGCGTTGGACCCTACCGGTACAGCAGAAGCATTTGCCAAAAAGATGTGTCTTCATCAACAGCCGCAGACTCCGCTGGTTGTAAATCGCGAGCAGGTCTTGGCATTGTGCACACCCTGCGCCAGCGGCCTTACGAACCTGGCCGATTGTATGTGGGAAGCGTGCCCGGGCCGTCATATGCAGCGGTGGGTACTTCTGTTCGACTTTTAGGGGGATTCGACAGTTGGAACATTTGCCATTTTCTGGCTTTTCTTCATGATGAGACTGTCGAATACTTTCATCGGAGACTGACATTGTGAGTCTCGAGAAGCTGACGCTGACTGGCGCGTAGGTTTTTCGTCAAGGCGTGGAAAGAAATTTGGGAGGAGCAATAATGAGCAAGGCCATTCAATTTTAAACCATTCTGACCAAAACTTGAGCTTGTAATTATGCATGGAAATTGACGCCGTCTTAAGCATTGTGAGACAGACCAGCCCGGCCAGTCCTTGGCCCATATCTTGACTGGTTGAGCTCTAAATTTAGCCATTCATTTGGAGACTCTGTTTTGCTGTTGGGGGCTGGCGCTTAGATATCCTCTCACAGCAAAGTAGCCAACTGCAGACAGCTTCCCCTCCCGTTGTTCCGCACTTCCTCTCCCGACCGTGCcaagatgccgccgacggacgTTTTCCCATCTTTTCACGATTCCCCTCTGGAGATGCGGCTGAAGATATGGCGCGAAGCACTCCTGGTCCCATCTGTCTGGGTCGcggttggcgatggcgctgCTAATGGCCTTGACGACCCTGACAACCAGATTCCTCCGCCCATAAACATGGGTTTCATCGGCCTTGCGGCGTAACTTGTGGGCCTTGCCTGCAGAGAATCCCGGAAGCTGATGAAAGAGCTATTCGCCAAACCTCTTTAAGGACCACGACTAGATacaggcggcggcgcctaCGGTGTTTTTAGATACACTGGGATTAGCGACTCTCATATGTATGAGCAATTCAAATGATAGTTAAGATGCCTGTCTCCTCCATCATGACTGATCGTTCTTTATCTTGCTTTCTGGCGACCCTGTTGTTTCTCTATCTTGCTTCAGGGTCAGTCTGAACATCAAATTTGTCTAAGGGTACTCGATGTACTGCACAAGCGGATACATGGACTTGGTCTTGTTAATTTTGCTAAATCTTCCACTAGCCATGCCTGTTCTTGATGTCTGTATCTAGTCAACCTCATCATGTTTCAACGCAACTGGGTTGGTAAGTTTTCTCCGCCTTTGTTAAAGAGACAGAGGCTCGGATACGAGTGTAGCCCGGTTTCCCACTACTGTCCCTGAGCTATTGTGACTGGTCTTTCCAAGCGAATAGAATACTTTTCATGACTCACCATAGCCCTCCTGGAGTGCAGTCGCATCTAACGGCCTGAACCACACTTGGCAGTCCATGGTATGGCTAGGTGAGTTATTGTCAAGATTCCCTTTTGTCACATAGAGtaggtcctcgacgacatccagGTCAACGACATATGGACTTTAAAGCTGCCAAAGCGAATAGTTGTATCTATTGGTGAGTCAGCCACATCGAAAGGTGTATTTCAGATGACAAGATACGTCATCGCATGTTTCTGCACTGAGTTCGTTTGACTTTGGTGTTGACAGCGTTCCCCCGTCTGACATTTTTCACAGTCCCCGCTGAAAACTGGCTTTGACATATCGTGTGTACAATGCACATGAGACAACCTCGGATGGCATTTCACAAGAGGAAGTTCAACATGATAAGCCACGAATGATCGGACGATGGCCTCCGAGAAACGGGACCTCTATTCAACTTCAATATACTTACACCACTCTTTCGGTTCGCATTTTAGCAGCTAAAGGCTGCGCATCACTTCTTAGACGTAACAACATATGTGATGGCGGCCCTGGGCATCATTAATTGCAAAGAAGGCCGACCAGCTATAGGCCAATAAATTATTCAAGCTTATGAAAACCAGATTCAATCCCGAAGAGAAAACAACTCGAAATCTACGATATTTGCATAGAGAAAATCTATAAGACTCAACCAGCCTTGTGAAGGTGGTTAATGTTCGACAGGACCCGCCTGCTAGCTGAGAATTTACCCGAAGGCCTGGACCGCCAGTCCCTCGGCAGGAGGGGCCAACGGCCTGGAGCAGTTCGCTGTACCATACGGCTGTGTTTCTCCCGCCCGTTGCGGCAATGGGGATAGGGGCGAAAGGTGCGAGCGCTTGAGTGGTGCGGCCGCCCGGTCGCAACACCAGCAACAACCACCGCAGAAAGAACAAGAATAACGGCAACAATATAAGAGGTAGTTAGAAGATCATATCATGGTAATATGGTGAGCTTGGAATTTAGCAACAATAAAGCACTGTATGCTGGGAAGAACTTCGGTCTAATCCTAGCGAAAAGGGACTGTCTATACTGCAGATCATCAAATGTTTCCCCTAATCCGCTTGTCTTCCATCCACCCCTTTTTCAACAGCATCCCACGTAAAGCATCCCACACTTACTTCTTGCCCTCCAAGTACAGCTCGTACTCGTAGCTGGAGAACAGGAAGGGCGCGACACCCTTCAGGTCGTTCTCGAAGAGAGGCATGCTGGCGTAGTACTACAATATTCCAAGTTAGCAGCGGCCCGCAACAGAATCATTGACAATGCCACACGACTCACCTCGAACGTGCCGTTGGAGCTCAGGCTGCCGGTCTGCACGGTCCATCCCCAGACGAGGGCGTTGTCGCTCTTGCGCGTGTCGGCAAAGGTGCCGGTCA
It includes:
- a CDS encoding Putative heterokaryon incompatibility, whose translation is MSVSDESIRQSHHEEKPENGKCSNCRIPLKVEQKYPPLHMTARARFPHTIGQVRKAAGAGCAQCQDLLAIYNQRSLRLLMKTHLFGKCFCCTGRVQRARYLARSLSRRPFQLVFAGVPASSQPDSPLHSFAYLDCGSGQTARRYNAYTYTDDDASCILPAFDPNVDSERTKSEIQDWLSSCTCLAKSQNLDQGRFKPTRIIDVGETPGADVVVKRTLGLDVRAYVCLSYTWGGPQALMCNSSKIQTSQLWKIPHDCIPAVFKDTFKVVQQLGFRYVWIDSLCIVQDDHQDLEIELLQMPNIYKYADLTICASSSKTFTEGFLQRRPDFSERRILLNLPQNKSGTAYMDSFTWWSPPITEPIAQRAWAYQERLLSPRLLEYGWRTARWSCSCHRSYSGSNNLSVQHCTRGVSESVNRERIYSLFSYLNPQGLRHISLSASDLFVTWTRVVRKYSALKLTFPQDRLAAISGVAIELQESTGAQYLAGLWKHELLPSFLLWRTEMSFPKRCKRPDDCRAPSWSWAAIDEGVIFEHSRVVIEPFSVVDVEVSGDFDASIQGSMKMRGPIRRDPLWSRGRSVTLDSSEAHLTITSLDGQECLIWPDCLGDIVRWNQGKLELMGVTLMFIVIGRCQADHSVVRGLMLHQCEAEGNSNYKRVGMFQTRDEGDFMLENWDIEEIVVV